Proteins co-encoded in one Stomoxys calcitrans chromosome 5, idStoCalc2.1, whole genome shotgun sequence genomic window:
- the LOC131997907 gene encoding uncharacterized protein LOC131997907 yields MGNLPQVRLNPARPFKHSGLDYAGPINMKQNTLRRSTTTKGYICLFVCMCTKAVHLEVVSSLTTDDFLAAFKRFTSRRGPCTDLYSDCGTTFIGASKELQILYHRSKASLPEHLVEGLNNSGTQWHFIPPASPHFGGLWEAGVKSTKHHLRRIMKDRTLTYEELSTLLCQVESCLNSRPLCPLSTDPSDFSVLTPAHFLVGEPTTCIPEDDLLDSNINRLTHWKQIEKLKQHFWQRWSQEYLCRLQSRPKWNCLKREAQIGDIVLLLHERSTPGHWPLARVEEIHPGSDGHCRVVTLYCNGKFIKRPIAKICFLPSNDASSVTLNALEERNT; encoded by the coding sequence ATGGGAAATCTACCACAAGTGCGACTCAATCCTGCAAGGCCCTTCAAACATAGTGGTCTAGACTATGCTGGCCCTATAAATATGAAGCAAAATACACTCAGACGAAGCACCACAACCAAAGGGTACATATGCTTATTCGTTTGCATGTGTACCAAAGCTGTTCATCTTGAGGTTGTTTCTAGCTTAACCACTGATGATTTTCTGGCTGCATTTAAGAGGTTCACTTCTCGCCGAGGACCTTGTACTGATTTGTACTCGGATTGTGGCACAACATTCATCGGAGCGTCCAAAGAACTACAGATTTTGTACCATAGATCCAAAGCTTCATTACCTGAACATTTGGTAGAAGGCCTCAACAACAGTGGTACCCAATGGCATTTTATACCTCCTGCTTCCCCTCATTTTGGTGGTCTATGGGAAGCGGGTGTGAAGTCTACGAAGCATCATCTTCGTCGTATTATGAAAGACCGGACTCTCACATACGAGGAACTTTCAACCCTATTGTGCCAAGTCGAAAGCTGTTTAAATTCCAGGCCTCTTTGCCCGCTCTCAACTGATCCCTCAGACTTCAGCGTTTTGACACCGGCCCATTTCTTAGTTGGCGAGCCTACAACTTGTATACCAGAAGACGACTTGCTAGACTCAAACATCAATCGGCTAACACATTGGAAACAGATTGAGAAACTTAAGCAACATTTTTGGCAACGCTGGTCCCAAGAGTATCTTTGCCGATTGCAGTCAAGACCAAAATGGAATTGCCTAAAACGAGAGGCCCAAATCGGTGATATTGTACTGCTACTTCATGAACGCAGTACCCCAGGACATTGGCCATTGGCTCGAGTAGAAGAAATACATCCTGGCTCTGACGGGCACTGTCGAGTTGTGACCTTGTATTGCAATGGAAAATTCATAAAGCGTccaattgcaaaaatttgttttctcccATCCAACGATGCATCATCAGTCACTTTAAATGCTTTGGAAGAAAGAAATACTTGA
- the LOC106083302 gene encoding protein twist, giving the protein MSVRPVSPKVLLDISYKPLPNIMDLQHNVIKLITVDQQAYMHQNMQQHPMDQQNLYGQQQHGQQLPHMNINGRQHHLTANGNNDYMCYGVGPDHEDTDYNIPSSEILSTSSNSASSTPNSQTLGSPEMNNNNNNNITFGHHEPQQYHINENGKRSREYDCGGANDLMQDSKKLHISPLHPAQAQPHQHMSQHYIHQADQKFFVEYLPTTVNEVNSTMQGSGSAPVGGKMDLQNCATSPQFEFVDEEMGESSEDNFKHIFRQQQQHQQEQVQQQQQRINSTLAMNPHHNASSTSAVAIHSSNPTITTSGFEQYETTGSLNGSTYSSSDRDEMEYTRQSTASGSSYLFPNEDELSGAGGDTNDGSKEFRKPRRRTKRKASKSEDTEDFHTQRIMANVRERQRTQSLNDAFKSLQQIIPTLPSDKLSKIQTLKLATRYIDFLCRVLSTSEIGLLKALDANGMQGNGFAMGAASILNDAEADLKNLRRAAVAPMIPPEKLSYLFGVWRMEGDAQNSKS; this is encoded by the exons ATGTCAGTGCGACCTGTGTCCCCGAAAGTTTTGTTGGACATAAGCTACAAACCCTTGCCCAACATCATGGATTTACAGCACAATGTCATAAAATTGATAACGGTAGACCAACAGGCGTACATGCACCAGAACATGCAACAGCATCCCATGGATCAACAAAACCTCTACGGCCAACAGCAGCATGGACAGCAGTTGCCCCACATGAACATCAATGGACGGCAACACCACTTGACGGCCAATGGTAACAATGACTATATGTGCTATGGCGTTGGCCCCGATCACGAAGATACCGACTACAATATTCCCAGCAGTGAAATACTCAGCACCAGCAGCAACAGTGCCAGTTCCACGCCCAATAGTCAAACCCTTGGATCACCTGAAatgaacaataataataataacaacatcaCATTCGGTCATCATGAACCGCAGCAGTATCACATCAACGAGAATGGCAAACGCAGCCGGGAATATGATTGTGGCGGTGCCAACGACTTAATGCAGGATAGCAAGAAGTTGCATATAAGCCCTTTACACCCGGCACAGGCACAACCTCATCAACACATGTCACAGCACTATATCCACCAAGCCGATCAGAAATTCTTTGTGGAGTACTTGCCGACTACCGTGAATGAGGTGAATTCTACAATGCAAGGCAGTGGCAGTGCCCCTGTCGGTGGTAAAATGGATCTCCAAAATTGTGCAACCTCACCGCAATTCGAGTTTGTCGACGAAGAAATGGGGGAGAGTAGTGAGGACAATTTCAAGCACATTTTtcggcaacagcaacaacaccaacagGAACAagtacagcagcaacaacaacggaTAAATTCCACATTAGCCATGAATCCGCATCACAATGCCTCATCCACCTCTGCCGTCGCCATACATTCCTCCAACCCCACCATCACAACAAGTGGTTTCGAGCAATACGAAACAACGGGATCTCTAAACGGAAGTACATACTCCAGCTCGGATCGCGATGAAATGGAATACACACGCCAATCAACCGCCTCTGGCAGCAGTTACCTTTTTCCCAATGAGGATGAGCTAAGTGGTGCCGGCGGCGATACCAATGACGGCAGCAAAGAATTTCGCAAACCTCGCCGCCGCACGAAACGCAAGGCAAGCAAATCCGAAGATACCGAGGACTTTCATACCCAGCGAATCATGGCAAATGTGCGGGAACGCCAAAGGACCCAAAGTCTAAACGATGCTTTCAAATCCTTGCAGCAGATCATACCTACCCTGCCCAGTGACAAGCTGAGCAAAATACAAACTCTCAAACTAGCAACCAG ATACATTGACTTCCTGTGCCGCGTACTGTCCACCAGTGAGATCGGTCTGCTGAAGGCTTTGGATGCCAATGGCATGCAAGGCAATGGCTTCGCCATGGGTGCGGCCTCCATACTCAACGATGCCGAGGCGGACCTAAAGAATCTGCGGAGAGCCGCCGTGGCCCCCATGATTCCACCAGAGAAACTGAGTTATCTATTTGGCGTTTGGCGAATGGAAGGCGACGCCCAGAATAGCAAATCCTAG